The nucleotide sequence ACGCCATGGAGGTGAGGTTCCCCCTTATCCTCTCTTTCTCTTCACCACAGGCAGCCCCTGACCCCCTTGGATTCGATTTGGCAGGCCGTGTGCAGGCGGGGAAGGACAGCATGGCGCGCTTGGTGCGCGAGCTCGAGGGCACCGGCCTGCTCGTCGAGCGCGTCCGCGGCGTCTCCGCCGAGTTCATCAAGGTTAGTGCggccgccttttttcctttttcagttCGTTTTGCCATGGCATCCTAATTCCAACTAATGAGGCGGTTTCAGCGAGATTTTGTTACGAAGAGGACTTCCCCCCTCCGCCCTGTGTTGTTTATCTAGACTAGATTGTTGTAGTACCTTGATTTTAGCATTCAATCCCTGTGACTAGTAAGTAGTGGATAGTAGAAGAATGTGTTCATAAATTCAGTGTAAGAATATCTACAGAAGATTCAGAGCAAGAGATGGTTCTTTCATCAGAGTTTCCTCGTTAGATGAAGATTTTGTTTATTTAGACTGCTGCAGCACCTTGATATTAGTTTGAGGGTATCACAATTCAATCCTGTAACTAGTAGTGACTAGTGGAAGAATGTGTGCACAAATTCATTGTAGGAATGTGTACACGAATATTCAGTGTAAGAGTTTTATTGCCATTTTTTACCCCTCAAATTTTGGTAGCCAGGAATTAACGTGTGTACAGAAACAGAATTTCCTGTCCATCTGCTCTATTGTTTAGCTGATGAACTGGAGCGTCTGTTTGGATTAAATTGATTTATAGTGCATGTGGTTTTGCTGTTCCAGTTTAGCTGTCCGCGCCCATTGGGATTCTGGGCAGAGCCACTTCTGAGATGCAGATGAAGAAGCTTCTACATCTGTAACTCGACTAATGCACCAAGTGTTTGAGATGTGGCGTCAGACCGTCAGTAATGTGTTCGTGTGCTCATTGTTTAGGATGGTGGTGGTAGACTGGTAGCTTTCCATATCGCATATACCACTTGTCCTTGCTTGGCATCATTTTATTTTGAGAATCAGTACTACTTGCCCAATTTCCAGTAGCTTGTTTTAGATGTTCGAGAGCTAAATCAGTGATTCTCTAAGTACTGAACTGAATCTCGCAAATGCTTTTGCCCATCATATGCCTCTATCTAGAAAATTCAAGTCCCTTTCCGTTATGCTATTATGCCTCCCCACAAAATTCTTGGATCCCTCTCTCTTGCTACTTAACATGCTGTGCAAGTGTACAACTTATATGTGAATACACTAGAAAAACATGATATGCTTTATTTGTTCTCGTATAAATCCAACAAAGTAGTAAATGCACTTGTCTTACATATATTAGACAGAGTGGGGTAACCTCTGCAAATAAATAGCAGGCAATTTGCCTTCAGTAGCAATGGTTCTGCATATAGATACAAAAAATGTTCGATCTTTGCGTGTTATTTTATAACCTGTAAGACAGAATTTCATGTGCTGCTCTGTTCTCCGAATATTGGTATACAACTGATGTGATCCTTCGTCGAATAGTTTTAAACTTGTTCAGCTCATTTGCCATGGTAAAGAACTAAAGATAGGATGTTTCATCGTCTTTCACTAAGTAATCATGAAATGTCAGCTTTATTTTACAGCTTTAAAGATACAAATCTTTGTGCTTCTTTGGTTGTAGATAGGAATAGTGCATACATGGCTTTGCAGAGTCAATTTTGCCCTTTTATCGTATCAAAACTTACCACATACTATTATGTGACGCTTCCGCTAACCGCACAATCGAGTGGGCAGAACTACGAGGGGCTTAAGCAGGAGCATGATAAGAAGGTGGGGCTGCTGACGAAGCAGGAGGTGAGGGGTGTGGACTacctcaagatggagaagaacATGATGGAGATGGAGAGCCTCGAGTCCAAGATGCTGGTGGCCACCCAGTCCATCGACACCACCACCTCCGAGATCATCAGGCTCAGAGAATCAGAGCTATTCCCTCAGCTACTTGAGCTGGTTGCTGGGTCAGTACCACACTACCATCACTCCTCACTCATTCATTTACCGTATGCATCCAGTACTGGTACCTCACATGTCTCACTACTTCCTGTATCTGTCGTTTTTTGCATAGTACTACTTGCATATGCATGGTcaagaaataaataaatataagCTTGATGATATAGCTAGGCTGGACATATGAACCATGGTAAGGAGCTTCCCAGATGAGGCCTGTGATAACAGCAGTGCCATT is from Triticum aestivum cultivar Chinese Spring chromosome 3A, IWGSC CS RefSeq v2.1, whole genome shotgun sequence and encodes:
- the LOC123063674 gene encoding protein ALTERED PHOSPHATE STARVATION RESPONSE 1 isoform X2, with protein sequence MARLVRELEGTGLLVERVRGVSAEFIKNYEGLKQEHDKKVGLLTKQEVRGVDYLKMEKNMMEMESLESKMLVATQSIDTTTSEIIRLRESELFPQLLELVAGGDRC
- the LOC123063674 gene encoding uncharacterized protein isoform X1, with product MFHRLSLSNHEMSALFYSFKDTNLCASLVVDRNSAYMALQSQFCPFIVSKLTTYYYVTLPLTAQSSGQNYEGLKQEHDKKVGLLTKQEVRGVDYLKMEKNMMEMESLESKMLVATQSIDTTTSEIIRLRESELFPQLLELVAGGDRC